The genomic region tctacgaatgtcttgtgtatattgatcatccatttgatcactctcaacattttcatgttgagtgctagtgtcaaccaattgtgtatcatctacttgatcttgaacctcttcaagatctatcttcctttcactatttccttccattaggaacttagtttcaaggaattccgccttccgagcaacaaatacattctgctcggatggatcatagaaatagtatcccatatcatccttgggatatcctatgaagatacacttcgtggatcgagcatccaacttattagggacgtaacgcttaggataagcttcacatccccatacctttaagtatgatagagatggaggttttccaaaccacatctcatgaggagttcgttccactttcttggttggggccatatttagaatacgtgccgcggagcatagacaataaccccaaaatgatagaggtaacgagcttcttgccatcatagatcgaaccatatccattagggttcggttcctcctttcggaaactccattaagttggggtgttccgggtggagtaagttgtgagataatcccacaactcctaagatgatcttggaaggcatcgcttaggtattcacctcctctatcggtacgaagtaccttaattgtcctattgagttgattttgtacttcgttttgatattctttgaatgcttcaaacgtttcgtccttgtgtcttaacaagtagacatatccgaaacgactgaagtcatcaatgaaagtaacgaagtatctttcaccattcctagttatgggcttaaagggtccacatacatccgaatgtattaatcccaataagtctttagccctttcataggtcccttggaaaggtgcttttgtcattttaccttgtaaacaagattcacataaatcaaatgagtctagttcatttgatttcaaaagtccattcttttgaagtgtatgcattcggttcttgtttatatagccaaggcgacaatgccataaataggaatcactcaaatcccttttgagtttcttggtgcttgtatggtatatagagctcgatgatgcgtcatcatgaaccaattcataaattccatttgaaggcgaagccttgaaatagaatacattgtctttagaaacatgaatatcatcatcaataaaattaacaacgtaaccacattgttttaagcgagaaatagaaataatgtttctacacaaatccggagcatacaaaacattttctaaaataagttccaatccgcttggaagcttcaaaataaaatctccttgagctttaacatgcacctttgcaccattgcccatatagagacttgatgttcccgccttatgatcacttcttttgaacccctgcaaagaattgcaaatatgagttccacatcccgtgtctaatacccatgtattagaagaactaatactaagctctatatataccatatatatattacctgaggtttgccctgcatcccgcttgtccttcaactccttaagatagatcggacagtttcgtttccaatgacccatctcaccgcaaccgaaacatgggtcttctttggggtttgccttctcggctaccttttgcttcttagccttgttgatggttggggtaaccatcttccctttccctttgccttgatgggcgggtccttttctcttggccacctttggcttagaggtgttaccttttgacccaccttgatcgattgctaacacgggtaaagcccttttacccatgctagtttccgccgttctaagcataccgtaaagttcacctatgctcttatccatcccattcatattgtaattaattacaaattgatcaaacctttttgatagggagttaaggataagatcggtggctaactcattagatatgttgagattaagacggtttgcgcgatcaataaggcttttcattttgaggatacggattgggtgtcatccatacgacattcatgtaacgctcgaaccgtttcgaagcgctcgacacgtgctttttgaaggaacatctccttcaattgcgtaatcatgtcatatgcactatgatgttcgaaatccttttggagttcgggtatcatagtcccaagcattaggcaagcaacttgcaccgaatcggcgcaatacttatcccaataagccatgccttccgtatcatcctcgtcgggttgatcgggaatggggtcttccaacacatacgccttatcctcaagtttgaggacaatcctaagattgcggaaccaatccataaagttcgtatggttgagtttgtctttctcgaggagagaccttaacgataggttgttcaagttaataggtgcgttttgcatgttgttgttattggcggccatctacaaaatttaacaaagttgtttaagtattaattttaatttaacaatcaataccctttaaatccaattgatatttattaaattttagaatccaacggtaaaccaaattacggttaggtgacctttatcccgtcatttgatttagctaggtagtcattatatgacaattgcaatccttttgcaacttctaagttatgggatcatgcaatccttttgcatggcatattatcccatcaacgcctatttgttcatcatgcttcggtgaccctaagttcatgattcccaaatcaagtcgtcctacttgtgctaacgtgtaaattcaacatactagtggttaggtgacctttatcccacaagtgtgcgaaatttacctcaatcatattagtttgttcataacggttaggtggcctttatcccattaagagttccctaatatttttaagtgtttgcacaaaaggatggcatttaacttgtttgtcttgttgtttaaaagggattttaagtttttgttatttctagtttgagaaaacatttatgccatacaccaacatgcatttagtgtatggtacttatgaaaaaccaatttcatgtcttgtaattccaattacttgatataaaccaatttatatttgttatcctttcttgttcttaataaccatttattaaggtttttggttgcaattttaattcaaccatttaaattaccattttgcatgtacttaatacgtttaatttaaccaattaaattgtcgttatgtttgttgttaacttgtgtgataaatttgttacaatcaaacatacaatccataaacatacaaacaaccacacatgcaaaataagtatgttcacaatctagccatttaggtggacatttgtttagccgaaaacaaatgtcaccgggtaagggttttcaacacaaagcaagagatttccaatctcccacttaaccttgcatccaaatgctacttgtgttcttcaagtcttcattcatcatcttgtatctccattttttacaaaatatgtatcctaatacattttatctagaaaatgaaattacaacctattctattttacataccaaatataaaatgaattacataaccaaatgaatgaattattacaaaccaattgaacaattattacatgccattgaataattataattacaaaccaaatgaatcataaatcaaccaaatatagcatgcaatcaacacacggtcaaggctaggattgtgaacattaacatgcaaccaattgtgaccaaaatgcaagagcccaaacccaattttggagccctaacaattcggcattcatcaaacaccctcccaaaacccatgatttttgcattcttctttcatgcatgtacttagaatgcaaagttgatgggttttaaaacaacaattcgaagcatatttcaacaacttcggctctagataccattgttgggatttaacaagtttgatatatcttaaaaccttttaagaatcattataaacggaagcgtgtaattatcaagttttacttgttaaactttaaccaatttaaagctaaatcccatggatcaagttgtgaacattatgcttacaattaacaagaaaaggaagagttatatacctccttaaaacaagtttaagggctgttcaaaatggtagtaagatgatgaacaaaagtgtagaacttcgAGCCTTTGAAGCACCAAAACCACCCTTGATttaagttaggatttagacacttaaTGAGCTAAATAACCAAGCAAGAACCTCTTCCTTTTGAGCTTACTGATTTGGACAGCAACTACCTTCAAAAGTTGGTGATGAATGGAGTTCCTAAACTatggaacctcaagagataataccccaagccaacctccaacacctagtactttagtttggatttaatgacacttgaaaatAACTTGCAAAATGAGCTTGAAGGACTTATTTTGGATCCTCAAACCCCACGGCCTAAATGGCAGCTTAATGcagttttttttctctcttttactTGATATTTTGCATGTATGTGTGTTTGCATTGAGTCAATGAACTTGCATATAGATAGATGCAAAAGTATGGTCAATCCAAGAAGGAATCTTTGCCTCTATATTGAGTCCCAATGCCACTTACATTCATTCAAATAAAatgtttttaatagattttataaaATCCATTTTATAAAACTttcaataaattttataaaatacattttataaaacttccattttatttattatgtgtacatcatttataaaacctattttataaaatgtaacataattaattaattatttaacctataaataattaaatccatatcatataaattattccataatttatatgtatacatctaagtaatattatttaagaaaaccatttttctagaattcaagtgtcgcgtatttaatcaacaattcaattgctaaaatcaaatacgaataaggtgttggtaagcttgttattgggtatgacccgacttggatcaaaacatactagccacattaatttaatatgtctctcgggcatacgaaataccttcagagaCCTATTGATGGGAGCGTGTATTTGGCATGCTTCACAGTTTTAAATCAAGTCATACATGTCCCTGTACATATGTGGCCAGAAGTAACCCATTCTTTTGATTCTGCTAACAATCGTTCTATAGCCGGAGTGTGTCGAGCAGGCTCCTTTGTGCATTTCTTGTATGATTTCTTTGGCCTGTGTTGGTCCGACGCACCTCAAATATGGCTCCGTGAATGATTTACTATACAGGGTGCCATCGTATAAATGGTACATCGATGATCGTATCTGAAACCTTCGAGCTTTTAACTTGTCTTTCGGGAGTATACCCTCGGTAAGATATTGTACAAAAGGTGTCATCCAACAATCTTCTTCTCATATTATTGTTGCCATGAGAGTGTCTTCGTTGGTTGACATTCTTTCTAATACCTCAACCATGAATTTCTTGGTGAAGTGGCTGTATAGAAGGGAGGTAAGTTTGCTTAAGGCATCTGCTTTTTTATTACGGTTGCGGGGTATTTGCTTGATTTCAAATGTTGTAAAGTTTTTGACTAGCACTTTTGCGAGCTCTAGGTACTTTTGCATCGATACGTCTCGTGCTTCGAAACTACCGTTCAGCTGACTTGCTACCAGTTGTGAGTCGATGTAGGCCGTGAGCAGTTGTATGTCGATGCTTTTTGCTATACGTAAGCCAGCCAACAAGGCTTCATATTCGGCCTCATTATTTAAGGCAGCTAATTTCAGTCGGATGGCATAATTTATTTCCTCTCCACTCGGGGATACTAAAAACAAACCTATGCCGGCTCCTTCTTCGCTGGACGCTCCATCAGTATGTAACTCCCAAATCTCGTCTTTGTCCCTTCTTGTGACGGGAGTTTCATCGTGCTTGATTATGTCGGAAG from Rutidosis leptorrhynchoides isolate AG116_Rl617_1_P2 chromosome 9, CSIRO_AGI_Rlap_v1, whole genome shotgun sequence harbors:
- the LOC139868408 gene encoding uncharacterized protein; the encoded protein is MKSSFLLRNSVKGRAIADFLVELPSDIIKHDETPVTRRDKDEIWELHTDGASSEEGAGIGLFLVSPSGEEINYAIRLKLAALNNEAEYEALLAGLRIAKSIDIQLLTAYIDSQLVASQLNGSFEARDVSMQKYLELAKVLVKNFTTFEIKQIPRNRNKKADALSKLTSLLYSHFTKKFMVEVLERMSTNEDTLMATII